The Hyalangium gracile genomic sequence GCTCGTCACGGGCCAGCCGTTGTTCTCCGACACGTCCCCGGAGCTGCGCGCGGCCTGGGAGGCGCAGCTGGCCGGGCCGATGGCGGGCCAGCGTCGGCGCTTCGAGGATGGCTACGAGCTGGGAGGCACCCCCTACACGTTCGACATCAGCCTCAACCCCGTCCACGGGACGGAGGGCCGCATCACGGGCGTGACGGTGTTCGCCCGCAACATCAGCGCCCGGAAGGACGCCGAGTTCCGGATGGGGGAGATGTACCGCACCCTGGTGGATGTCTCCCGCCAGGCCGGCATGGCCGAGATCGCCACCGGCGTGCTCCACAACGTGGGCAACACCCTCAACAGCGTCAACGTCTCCACCACCCTGGTGCTCGATCAGCTCCGCCAGTCCCGCCTGCCCGGACTGGCCAGGCTCTCCGAGCTGCTGCAGGAGCGGTCCCGGGAGCTGACCTCCTTCCTCACGCAGGATCCTCAAGGGCAGGTGCTGCCCGCGTACCTCTCGGCCCTGTCCGAGCAGCTCCAGAAGGAGCACACGGTGCTGCTCAAGGAGATGCGGTCGCTCAGTGACAGCGTCGACCACATCAAGGCCGTGGTCAGCATGCAGCAGAAGTACGCCCGCGTGGCCGGAGCCGTGGAGGAGGTACAGGTCCCCCAGCTCATCGACGAGGCCCTGCGCCTGCACGCCATCTCCTTCGAGCGCCTGGGCATCCGCATCGAGCGCAACTATGCCCCGGTGCCTCCGCTGCTCATCGACCGGCACCGCCTGCTGCAGATCCTCGTCAACCTGCTGAGCAATGCCCGCGATGCCCTGCTCTCCAGTGGTGTCGAGGGCAAGCGCCTGGTCATCGACATCCACCTGTCCGCCGACGGCCAGCAGCTGGTGCTGCAGCTGACCGACAACGGCATGGGCATCGCCGCGGAGAACCTGCCGCGCATGTTCACCCAGGGGTTCACGACGAAGAAGACAGGCCACGGCTTCGGCCTGCACATCAGCGCCCTGGCCGCCATGGAGATGCAGGGGAGGCTCTCCTGCACCAGCCCCGGGCCGGGCAAGGGCGCCACCTTCACGCTCGAGTTCCCCGTGTCGGGAGCCACGCCGCTGGAGCCGCCCCCCAGGCCCACCCTGCCCCTGAACGAGTCCCCGCGCTAGGTCCGCGCCTTGCCGTAGCGCCCCGTCTCGTAGGACCAGTCCATGTTGCCGCGCACCCAGGAGCGCAGGCCCATCAGGTAGCGCTGCACCGCGCCATCCAGCTCGGCCCCATGGGACGGCATGCGCTGCTGCAGGTCGACGTACTCCCGCATCCGGGCATTGAAGAGCCGTGCGGCCTGATCCACCGCGGACTGCGTGCTCAGCCGGTACTCGTGCTGCAGGAGGATGACGAGGTTGTGCACGTCCCCGGCTCGCAGCTCCTTCTCGAAGGAGACGATGTCGTTGAACCAGGCCACCATGTCGTTGGCCAGCACCTTCAAGGTGTGGGCCTGCTCATGGATCTGGTCGGGCAGCGAGACTTGTTCCACCAGCTCGATCAGATCGAAGAAGAGGTAGAGCGCGGAGGAGCGCCGCCGGTGCTCCATGTACTCCGCCAGGGGCGGAATCCGATGTCGGGCGCGATTCTCCGCCTCCCACTGGCAGCCCTGGGTGTAGTCCTCGAAGGACCGGATGAAGCGCTCCTCCCACCCCGGAGGGGCCCGGCGGCGCATCCGCTCCCATATTTCCGAGAGGCCCGCCACCAGCGGGTTCTCCTCCCGCTGGCCGGGGCGCGGATGCCTCATGGCCTGGATCAGCTCCTGGTGCTGGGCCCTCAAGCGCTCCGGCTCCCGCCCCAGTGCAGCCTCATCACACAAATCGTCCACCATGAAGAGCCAGCTCATGTAGGTCGCGACGATGAGGACGGACTCGAAGTCGGCATCCGGGTGCGCGCGTCCCGTCACCCAGGCGAACCGGCCCGCCTCGAAGCGACGGAGCGCGGCGTCCGTGCGGATGTAGCGCCGCTCCTGCATCCACTGGTTGAGGTGGGGCTGGACGGCTTCGACATGGGGACTGAGGGCGGGTGGAAACGGGCAGTAGAACTCCGGCAGATGGATGCTCTCCAACAGGTGTCCTCTCATGTCTGGGCTCCGCTGGAACTGACCGGCGGCTCGAATGGTAACGAGGAGGGAGCCCGCGCTGCCATGTGGGTCAGCGACCAGGGGGGCGAGCGCAGGTGTCTTCGCTGCGCGGACCGCCATGCGTCTGGGAGGAGAAACGTAGGAAGGGGTGCGCGGCACCTGAGGTCTTGCGCCGATGCCGGCCTGTTGGATCGCGCCGTCCGAGGAGACCTCAGACGTGGCGGCCGCGGATGGCCTCCGTCATGGCCTCCACGCCGACTTCCTTCTTGTGCTGCGCGAACATCCACTGGTGGCCGTCGGGATCGAGCAGCACGGAGGTGCGAGCCCCGAAGAACTGCTCGCTGGGGGGCATCAGCTCCCTGGCGCCGGCGGCCAGCGCGCGGGCGTGCAGCTGGTCCACATCCGCCACGTAGACGAAGAGCGAGACAGGCGTGCCCCCGGCGGTGATGGGAGAGCGCATCCCCCGCTCCAGGCTCTCCGGGCCAATCATCACCGTGCAGTTATCGTGGCCCATCTCGGCGTGCATGATGCGCCCGCCGGCTCCAGGCAGCATGAACTTGCGAGTGAAGCCGAAGGCCTTCTCGTAGAAGGCGGCGGCCGCGGCGACATCCCGGACCGTGAGGTGGGGGGTGATAGCGGTGGTCTTCTTGGGCATCTGCATGGTGGAAAGGACCTCTCGGGTAGAGCGGGCCTCGGACGATTCCAAGGGCCCGGAGGAAAGGAGGCTACGCGGCGGCCTGGTACGGCGAGCTCGTCTGCGTGGGCCGCTGGCCGATGAAGGGGCAGGAGCCGCCGGTGCGCCCGGGCTGCCCCATGCCGATGGAGCCGATGGGCGTGCTGGGAGCGGACTGCTTCGGAGGCGGCAGCAGCCCGAGCCGGCGCAGGGAGGCCTCCTCCAGCGCGTCGTTCATGGTGCGCTGCGGCGTGGCCGAGGGCGCGCCCAGGTACACGCGGTCCAGCACGTCCACCATGGCGTTCTCGAGGGAGTCCCCGTTGAAGACGCCATCCGAGGCCATGTCCGCGTCGCGCAGCATCTTCAGGTGCTCGGGGTTGAGGTTCACCTCCATGCGGTTGTTGCTGTTCAGGGCGTAGTTGATGATCGAGCCGTCGATCTTCCCGCCGGTGAACAGCGGCGAGTGCCCCCACAGCTGGAGCACCTCGTTCTCGAACTGGCTGAGGCCGTTGCCGCCCGTGAGGCGGTTGTCCATGTTGACCGGGCCCTGGGCGTAACGGATGGGGGCGTTGCCGTAGCGCTGGGAGATGTCCTTGCCCGTGAGCGTCTGGTAGAGGCCGAAGAACTCGTTGTCGAGCGACTTGCCGGTGATGCCGCCGTACAAGGCCTGCTCCCTGGCGGCGAGCTCCCTGGCGAGCGCGACCTCGGCCGGCTTGAACTTCTCCGGGTTGTTGAGGACGTTGAGCAGCACGCCGCCGTCCTGGTGGCCCGCCGAGCCCATCTGGATGCCCCACAGGTGGAGGATGGCGCGCTGGTGCTCGCTCATGCCGCTGGCCGCGTTGCGCTGCTCCGTCGTCATGTTCTGGTAGCTGACGCCCGTGGAGATGCCCGTCGTACCCGTGGTCCCACCGCCAGCGCCACCGCCCTCATAGGGATTGGAGCCACCGCCCGGCCCCTGCCCCCCGCCGCGCAGGTAGTTCGTCAGCTGCGTCACCATCTCGCGCAGCGCCACCTCGAGGATCGCGGTGATCAGCTGCGTCTGGAACTGCGACAGGTTCGAGCGCAGCCCCGTCTGCCTCGCGCTGGACAGCAGCGCTCCGCCGAGCACGTCCAGCGGGCGGCTCTGCAGAGGGCTCACGCCGCCGCTGTAGAAGGCCGGCGAGGCGGAGGCCGCGGCGAGGCTCGCGGTCGCTCCAATGCCTGGCATGAAGGCGTCGCGGGTCTGCTGCACGGCGCTGGCGCTCGTGGTCAGGCCCTGGGTCTTCTGCGGCTGCCGGGTCACCCCATGAAGTCCCTGCGGTGTCACCGAGCCATAGCCATAGTGGTGGATTTTCATGGTCCTGCCCCTGGAAGGAAGAGGGAGATGGATGAGCTGTCTTTGTAGCTTGTTATCGCCCCTGCCCCTTCAGAGTTGCTCGATGTGCGCGCAAAGCCAGCAATAAATCTCCGAGCCATCCAGATGTGTCTCTTTTCTGGGACAGGGTGTCTCGCGGCTGGGACACCCCTGTCCTTGGCCTGGGACAGTCGGGCGCCTCCCAGAGAGAGCCGCTCCTTTGCAAACACAGACTGTCTCCATTCTGGGACAGTCAAAATAGTTTCGAAAGACAAACAACCATTATTTCCGGGGTGCGAAAACAGGTTTGTGGGCTGCGCCATCGCCCTACCAACACTTACCCCCTATCTCGGAGAACGTCATGATTGGCTCTACCCGGTCGGTTCCTAGCTACTCGGTCACCTCCCGCCCCGCCGCCACCTCGTACGCGCCCGCGACCCAGAGCCGCGAGACGCTCTCCGCCCAGAGCCTGAGCGACAACCCGGTCCTCCGCTCACTCATGGGCCAGAGCGGGTTCGATGGCATCGGGAGCGCCAGCCAGCTCGGGCAGGACGGTGGGCTCGGCCAGGTGGCGGCGGTGCTCCAGCAGCTGGTGGGCATGCTCCAACAGGTCCTCGGCAATCAGGGCGGGCTGACGCCTGGCCAGGGCTCGGCCCAGCAGGTGGGGGGCACGGCGGGCACGGCCGGCACGGCGGGCTCCAGCGGCTATGGCAGCTCAGGTGCCAGCAGCTACGGAGGAGGCTACGGCGGGTACGGCAGCGTCGGCGGCGCTGGATACGGCGGTGGTGCCTACGGGACCGCCGGCAGCGGCTCGCTCCCCGCTCCTGCCGATCAGTCGGAGTTCGCCAGCTATCTGTCGGCCGCCACGCGACGGGGCAAGGGCCAGAACGGCAACATCGCCCAGAAGGACGCCCTGGCTGGCACCCGCTTCGGCCAGATCAAGGACGGCAAGCTGTTCGACGCCGCCGTCGCTCGCGGCTATGCCTATCAGTTCGCCGCCGTGGCCAAGGGCTACAACGCCAGCTCCCCGGATGGACTGGCGGCTGGCGCGGCGGCCTTCTCGCGCATGAGCCCGGACGCGCAGGCCTTCATGCAGGTGGCCGCCGTCTACAAGGGCGACCTCGAGGGCGGCGCCAAGAACTACAACAACGGCAAGCTCAAGGAGCTGCTCAAGAAGGCCGGCTATCCGGGCGCCAACAACCCTGGCGTGGGCAAGACCGACATCGAGACCCTGGGCGCGGTGGCCGACGCCCTCGACAAGGGCCTCCTCTCCCTGAATGACGTCATGCAGAGCGGCGCCATCAAGGACATGGGCAAGTACCAGAGGGTCATCAACTACGTGCAGGGCGGCCAGTTCGCCCAGGCCCTGGCCCAGTACGACGCCACCCCCATCCAGGGCGGCAACGGCGGCGCGGGTGGCACGGCAGGCACGGCAGGCACGGCGGGCACGGCGGGCACGGCCGGCACAGCGGGCACCGCTGGCTCCGGCGGCAAGCACGGTGGCACCGCGGGCACGGCCGGCACGGCGGGCTCCGGTGGCAAGCACGGTGGCACGGCGGGCACGGCCGGCACCGCTGGCTCCGCCGGCGCGCAGCAGACGCCGAGCTCGGGGAACTACTTCGAGACGCTGCTCCAGACGCTCCAGCAGATCCTGCAGCTCATCCTGCAGCTCCAGCAGGCCCAGGGCGGCGAGCAGCTCCCGCCGTCCAACGACCCGGGCATCCCCGTCACCACCCCGCAGCCCCAGCCGATGCCGTCCTACGGCGGCTACTGAGCCTGAGCCTCGCGGTCCCGAAGTGACACGGCCCGCTTCCCTCGAGGGAGGCGGGCCGTCGTGCATTCAGGAAAGCCCCGGTCAGCGCTCCCGGCTGTCCGTCGCGACCTGGCGAGATGGGCAGTCAGCGTCCGCGCGCATCTGCTATGTGCCATCCGTGGTGAGACTCCGTCTTCGCGGCGCGCTCGGAACCGGCCTCCTCCTCCTGGCATGGGGCAGCCTGCTCGTGCAGGTGCTGCGCCACTTCGCCCCGGGGAGCGCCTCCGTCACGGACTGGAATTCGGACGCGGCCATCCCCGTGCTGCAGTCGAACGATCCCGTCTTCGATGCCTTCCGTCTCTATTATTACGGGCAGGATCGCATCGGGGCATGGCCGTGGCTGCTGGGCCAGGGTTGGCGTGCCCTCACGGGCTTCGACTGGACGCCCTGGCGCGTCTTCGTCTGGCAGGCCACCTGGGCGTGTGGCGCGTGCCTCGCGCTTCGAGGGCTCCAGCGGCAGGCCGGGTGGCTGATGGCGTCGGCCTTCGCCGCGCTCGCGCTGCTCTCACCGCTCTTCCAGGTACAGCTCTTCGCGCTCAGCCAACCCTTCAGCTGGCAGCTCACGGCGCTCTTCCTCGCGTGGCTGACACTGACGCGGCTGCTGCGAAGCCTGGCCGAGCCCACCTCCGGACGTGGCGCCACGTGGCTCCAGGCCGCCGCCGCCGCGCTCTTCTCCACGCTGGCCTGCTGGACCTCCCCTACCTCCGGCCCTCTGCTCCTGGTGGCCGTCGTGGTGGAGGGCGTTCGCGTGGGGCTGGGCAGTCCCTCCGTGCGGCGGCGCTGGCTGCTCCTGGCCGCGCTCGTCCCGCTGGCGGTGGGCATCTCCTTCGAGTCCTGGACGCGCCACCTCTTCCACCGCTTCGCGAAGCGGCACTTCGGCTACGCGTACTCCACGCCCTTGAAGGTGGACAAAGGCTTCCTCGCGGAGAACGCCAGGGCCATCCTGAGCCGCATCGTCGAGGATCCGCTGGCCCCGGTGGTGCTCCTGGGCTTCGTGGCGGCGCTCGTGGCGGCAGGGTACCTCCTGCTCCAGCTTCGCCGACGCGCCCTGGAGGCGCACCGCCCCGAGACGGAGCTGGCGTTCCTCACGATCGCGTTCGTGGGCGGGGCGCTCGCCAACGCCGCCATCGCCACCCTGGTGCTCCACGTCCGCCTGAACGACTACGACATCCGGTACCTGGTGCCTACGCTCGTCCTCGGCATCCTGGCCGCGGCCTCGGGCGTCACCCTCGCCTTGCACCTCGTGCCAGTCCTGCGCGCCCGCGCCGCGGGGCTCTCGGCGCTCGCCGCCCTGGGGCTCTTCGCCTCGAGCCACCTGCTCGTACCGCCTCGCGTTCCGGAGCCGACGCTGGAGCTGGCCCAGGCCGCCACGGACGCGGTCACCGCCCGCGCGGGAGAGACGGTCCTGCTCGGGGACTACTGGGACACGTACCTGCTGGGGTCGCTCGATCCCGAGCACCGCCTGCTCTCCGTCTCGGTGGATGGGGACTACCTGCGCACCCCCTTCTGGGTCCCCCGCGTGCGCGAGGCCCAGCACGTCCTGGTGGCGCTCTACCAGGGGCAGCTCGCCGGGAGCGCGGAGCGTCCCAACCCGTGGCTGCTGCAGTACGGGGCACCATTCCAGCTCGAGGACGCGCGCTGGGCGGTCCACCCGCCCTTCGTCTTCGCCCGCTACCGCAGTGCCCGCTCCCAGGAAGTCCCGCTGCGCCAGGAGTCCGCGAAGGCATTCACGCCTTGCGAGCCCGACACCACCGTGACCTTCCACTTCGAGCTCCCCGTGGAGCGGGGCGTCCTCCTGGTGAGCACCAACGCGCCGACGAGCGGCACCGTGGCGCACGCACCCGAGGGAGCCCAGGCGCGGCTGGAGGGAGTGGCCAGCCTGTGGCTCCTGCAGTTCCAGGGCGGGACCCGTCCGTTGCGCGAGGTGACACTGCGGACCGGCCCGGAGCCACGCCCTGGAGGCTGCTGGTACCGAGGAGTCACGCTCCTGCGCCTCGAGGAGTGAGCGCTGGTCATCCCCAGGGGCCCGACGCTCGAGCCTTCGGCCCCGGCATCCCCTCCCCGCGTGTTGGGCAACCGAGCGGACGAGGGCCCGTCCGAAGGGACCTCACTCACCGAGCGCCCTTCACTTCACCACTCTGTGAGAGCGGAGGAATGGAATGCACACGGAGTCGGCTCTCAGTGCGCGCTGGTTGGAGAAGCCCGCGCGGCACGATGCGCTTCACGCGGCGAAGGTCGAGCGGATTGCACGGCAGCTGCGGCTACGGACGAGCACGCAGCCTGTCTCCCTCAAGAAGAAGACGCCGCCGCACCAGGTCCCCAAGCGCCATGATCGTCGGCGCAGCGACGAGAAGATCGATCTGAGCGATCTCGACCAGATCCTCGAGATCGATCCGGTGGCGATGACGTGCACCGCCGAGCCCGCGGTCACCTTCGACGAGGTGGTCCGCGCGACGATGCGCCACGGGCTGGTGCCCATCGTCGTCCCCGAGCACAAGACGATCACCCTCGGGGGCTCCGTCGCGGGGTGCTCCATCGAGTCCATGTCCTTCCAGTATGGAGGCTTCCACGACACCTGCCTGGAGTACGAGCTCATCACCGCGAAGGGCGAGGTGCTGAGCTGCTCCCCGGACCGGCACGCGCTCATCTTCCAGATGATCCACGGCTCGTTCGGGACGCTGGGCATCCTCTCGAAGCTGAAGTTCCGGCTGGTGCGCGCCGCGCCCCACGTGCACGTGAAGTACGAGACGTACACCACGCTGGACGCCTTCCAGCAGGCCATCTGGCGCCACTTCACCGCCCAGGACGTGGACTATATGGACGGGCAGATCTTCTCGCCGACGAAGCACGTGCTCTGCCTGGGCCGCTTCGTGGAGAAGGCCCCGTACGTCAGCCGCTACGACTGGCTCAAGGCGTACTGCGAGAGCATCCCCAAGCGCTCCGAGGACTTCCTGACGACGTACGACTACCTCTTCCGCTACGACCGGGGCGTCACCCACGTCACGCCGAAGAGCCTCGTCGGCCGGGCGCTGTTCGGCAAGCTGGTGCACTCCGACAGCATGCTGAGGGCCGCGGACCGCTTCCACCGCTTCCTGCCGGCCAAGAACCCATCGGTCATCGTGGACGTGTTCGTCCCCTTCTCGCGCACGGCCGAGTTCATGGACTGGTACCACCGCGAGGTCCACTACTACCCGGTGTGGTGCGTGCCCTACCGGCGCATGCGAGACTATGAGTGGCTCTCGCCCCGCTGGTGGGCCGGCGTGAATGATCCGCTCTTCCTCGATCTCGCCGTCTACGGGCTCAAGCAGCAGCCGGGCCGCAACTTCTACAAGGAATTCGAGGGCGAGCTGCTCCAGGTCAACGGCACCAAGACGCTCATCTCGTACAACTACTACGACGAGCAGACCTTCTGGAGCCTCTGGAACAAGGCGACCTACCAGGCGGTGAAGCAGCTCACCGATCCGGACAACATCTTCCGGGACCTGTACACGAAGACGTGCCGGGCGGCGCTCGGGCTGCAGGAGCAGTCGCCCTCCGGAGGGGCCACGGTGCACTGAGGCCCCGGCCCGGGCCCATCTCAGAAGGTGGCGTCGAGCTGGAGACGGGCCTGGTGCCGCGGATCCCCGTCCGTGGAGCCGAAGATGTAGAAGTAGTCGGCCTGCACCTTGAAGGCGTGGCCGTTCAGGTAGAGGTTGAGGCCGCTGCCGAGCTGCTTGCCCTGGGTCTGGACGAGCTGCACCAGCTGCGGATCCGTGGCGCCCCGGGAGAAGAGCTTGTCCCAGCGCGCGGTCACCTCCAGCTGGGAGTTCAGCAGGTAGCCGGCCTGCACGAAGTAGCCATGGCCGGAGCGCGTGGGCTCGCGCGTGACGGTGCCGTTGGTCTCCTTCTCCAGCACGTCCTGGCTGGCCTTGCGCCACAGGCCCTCGGCCAGCAGCGAGAAGCCTCGGTACTTGAACACCAGGTCCGCGGCGAGGTGGGTGTAGTTGACCGTCCCGGCGGTGAAGGCCGTTCCGATCGTGCTCTGGCTGCGCGAGGTCCGGTAGTTGTAGGCGCCCGCCACGCCCAGGGCCAGCCGCGGCTTGTCCGCGCGGGACAAGTCTCCCTCCTGATCTTCGTCGAAGGTGCCGAAGGGCCGCAGCGTGAGCCGCAGCGAGGTGAGCGGCCCGGCGGCATACGCCGCGAAGCGGTTGCGCCCGTCCCCGCCACCGAGGAAGAAGTTGTAGCCGAGCAGCTCGTTGAGCCCGAAGAGGTTGGTGGACGAGAGCATCACGCCCACGTCTCGATCGAGGTTCAGCTCTCGCACCGCTATCTGACGATCGGCGAACTGCAGCGCGAACTCGCGGATGGTGCGGGCCCGGTCGAAGGGCACGAAGAACTGCCCGACGCGGATGTTCAGATCCCGGAAGCGGGTGTAGTCCACGTAGGCATCGAAGATGGGCGAGCTGCTGCCCGTGTCGAAGTCGTTGCCGCCGAAGGCCAG encodes the following:
- a CDS encoding ATP-binding protein, with the translated sequence MALIFLGYGTVLVLLRRATSHIPPSLVLCSASIVGGGALLFFMRDMPYFGTHAGLMLQPALAVYLLGPRRGIFVALIWACEGLLYPLYYTRLGPGVNASSPDELLWPLYLCAAFSFLASWGLGSLADSARAEAQSTLEHTLKELRDSEGQLISLIESTEDLVFSLDSEGRLLTFNSAAQRAYAARFGQKLVTGQPLFSDTSPELRAAWEAQLAGPMAGQRRRFEDGYELGGTPYTFDISLNPVHGTEGRITGVTVFARNISARKDAEFRMGEMYRTLVDVSRQAGMAEIATGVLHNVGNTLNSVNVSTTLVLDQLRQSRLPGLARLSELLQERSRELTSFLTQDPQGQVLPAYLSALSEQLQKEHTVLLKEMRSLSDSVDHIKAVVSMQQKYARVAGAVEEVQVPQLIDEALRLHAISFERLGIRIERNYAPVPPLLIDRHRLLQILVNLLSNARDALLSSGVEGKRLVIDIHLSADGQQLVLQLTDNGMGIAAENLPRMFTQGFTTKKTGHGFGLHISALAAMEMQGRLSCTSPGPGKGATFTLEFPVSGATPLEPPPRPTLPLNESPR
- a CDS encoding terpene synthase family protein; its protein translation is MRGHLLESIHLPEFYCPFPPALSPHVEAVQPHLNQWMQERRYIRTDAALRRFEAGRFAWVTGRAHPDADFESVLIVATYMSWLFMVDDLCDEAALGREPERLRAQHQELIQAMRHPRPGQREENPLVAGLSEIWERMRRRAPPGWEERFIRSFEDYTQGCQWEAENRARHRIPPLAEYMEHRRRSSALYLFFDLIELVEQVSLPDQIHEQAHTLKVLANDMVAWFNDIVSFEKELRAGDVHNLVILLQHEYRLSTQSAVDQAARLFNARMREYVDLQQRMPSHGAELDGAVQRYLMGLRSWVRGNMDWSYETGRYGKART
- a CDS encoding VOC family protein — protein: MQMPKKTTAITPHLTVRDVAAAAAFYEKAFGFTRKFMLPGAGGRIMHAEMGHDNCTVMIGPESLERGMRSPITAGGTPVSLFVYVADVDQLHARALAAGARELMPPSEQFFGARTSVLLDPDGHQWMFAQHKKEVGVEAMTEAIRGRHV
- a CDS encoding FAD-binding oxidoreductase; amino-acid sequence: MHTESALSARWLEKPARHDALHAAKVERIARQLRLRTSTQPVSLKKKTPPHQVPKRHDRRRSDEKIDLSDLDQILEIDPVAMTCTAEPAVTFDEVVRATMRHGLVPIVVPEHKTITLGGSVAGCSIESMSFQYGGFHDTCLEYELITAKGEVLSCSPDRHALIFQMIHGSFGTLGILSKLKFRLVRAAPHVHVKYETYTTLDAFQQAIWRHFTAQDVDYMDGQIFSPTKHVLCLGRFVEKAPYVSRYDWLKAYCESIPKRSEDFLTTYDYLFRYDRGVTHVTPKSLVGRALFGKLVHSDSMLRAADRFHRFLPAKNPSVIVDVFVPFSRTAEFMDWYHREVHYYPVWCVPYRRMRDYEWLSPRWWAGVNDPLFLDLAVYGLKQQPGRNFYKEFEGELLQVNGTKTLISYNYYDEQTFWSLWNKATYQAVKQLTDPDNIFRDLYTKTCRAALGLQEQSPSGGATVH
- a CDS encoding porin, which gives rise to MSSHVSPRTSRAFTLFVALWLGFGAVAGAQEAAAPPASAPASQAPANPPPTVTAEPGKGIVVKTADGKYSFGVRARIQLRETYVHFGDSDTSEINVRTLRLSVAGNILSPDIRYTIQLAFGGNDFDTGSSSPIFDAYVDYTRFRDLNIRVGQFFVPFDRARTIREFALQFADRQIAVRELNLDRDVGVMLSSTNLFGLNELLGYNFFLGGGDGRNRFAAYAAGPLTSLRLTLRPFGTFDEDQEGDLSRADKPRLALGVAGAYNYRTSRSQSTIGTAFTAGTVNYTHLAADLVFKYRGFSLLAEGLWRKASQDVLEKETNGTVTREPTRSGHGYFVQAGYLLNSQLEVTARWDKLFSRGATDPQLVQLVQTQGKQLGSGLNLYLNGHAFKVQADYFYIFGSTDGDPRHQARLQLDATF